A window of the Brassica oleracea var. oleracea cultivar TO1000 chromosome C1, BOL, whole genome shotgun sequence genome harbors these coding sequences:
- the LOC106305414 gene encoding type I inositol polyphosphate 5-phosphatase 2-like isoform X2 yields the protein MKARRGRRPEKFWPSIVMNKWLNIKPKVNDFSEDEVDTETESEDDVCSVKDVADSCCVTDEDSHGGRRGGLADHCNKISDGGVRGYQRKHRRGKSETLRAQYINTKDIKVTVATWNVAGKRPSDDLEIDDWLTTDSPSDIYIIGFQEVVPLNAGNVLGAEDRGPIPKWESIIRRTLNKSEKESFYDQSSPSNTNVLHRSHSAPSSPVLGQQTNSIIADVMVENLASDQSLDLATDEFIDAATALPSLEPVGNPDVDWPERALDENPQIVGSEGKLRRVLSSNAMLGFKLPENPTGVSRFSLDARNLKRSRSFETLKLSWNDIKEENDNNSSSSSEELSSDEEKGDKIGNTYGLPEDVVEECRKVKDSQKYVRIVSKQMVGIYVSVWIRRRLRRHVNNLKVSPVGVGLMGYMGNKGSVSISMTLYQSRMCFVCSHLTSGQKDGAEQRRNADVYEIIRRTRFASVLDTDQPRTIPCHDQVFWFGDLNYRLNMSDSEVRKLVSQKRWDELKNSDQLIRELRRGHVFDGWREGPIKFPPTYKYEFDSDRYAGENVREGEKKRAPAWCDRILWLGKGIRQECYKRSEIRMSDHRPVTSIFNVGVEVFSQRKLQRALHVNNAAASAVHPEPSFLF from the exons ATGAAGGCAAGACGTGGGAGACGCCCTGAG AAGTTTTGGCCTTCGATTGTGATGAACAAATGGTTGAACATAAAGCCGAAAGTTAATGACTTTAGCGAAGACGAAGTCGATACAGAAACTGAGAGCGAAGACGACG TATGTTCGGTCAAAGACGTAGCTGATTCTTGCTGCGTAACTGATGAAGACAGCCATGGAGGTCGCCGGGGAGGCCTAGCTGATCACTGCAACAAAATTTCAG ACGGTGGTGTGAGGGGTTACCAGAGAAAACACCGGCGAGGCAAGTCGGAGACTTTGAGAGCCCAATACATAAACACCAAGGACATCAA AGTGACGGTGGCTACATGGAACGTCGCCGGAAAACGTCCCTCCGATGATCTCGAGATTGACGACTGGCTTACTACAGATAGCCCTTCAGATATTTACATCATCGG GTTTCAAGAAGTGGTTCCGTTAAACGCCGGGAACGTTCTCGGAGCAGAAGACCGAGGTCCGATTCCGAAATGGGAATCTATAATCCGCAGAACACTTAACAAATCGGAGAAAGAATCATTCTATGATCAGTCATCACCAAGCAACACAAACGTTCTTCATAGGTCTCACAGCGCGCCATCGTCTCCTGTCTTAGGACAACAAACAAACTCCATCATCGCAGATGTCATGGTCGAGAATCTCGCTTCGGACCAGTCCTTAGACCTAGCTACAGACGAGTTCATCGACGCTGCAACCGCTTTACCGAGTCTTGAACCGGTGGGGAATCCAGACGTGGACTGGCCTGAACGAGCTTTAGACGAGAATCCTCAGATTGTTGGATCGGAGGGGAAGCTAAGGAGAGTGTTGAGCAGCAACGCTATGCTAGGGTTTAAGCTACCGGAGAATCCAACGGGAGTTAGTAGGTTTTCTTTGGACGCAAGGAACTTGAAACGGTCACGGAGCTTTGAAACCCTAAAGCTGAGTTGGAATGATATAAAAGAAGAGAATGATAATAACTCATCCTCCTCGTCCGA AGAGTTGTCTTCCGACGAGGAAAAAGGAGACAAGATCGGTAATACTTATGGGTTGCCGGAAGATGTGGTGGAGGAGTGCCGGAAGGTGAAAGATTCTCAAAAGTATGTGAGGATAGTGAGTAAGCAAATGGTTGGGATCTATGTATCGGTATGGATCCGACGGCGGTTAAGAAGACACGTCAACAATCTGAAAGTTTCGCCGGTTGGAGTTGGTTTGATGGGTTACATGGGAAACAAG GGATCAGTATCGATAAGCATGACGTTGTATCAATCAAGAATGTGTTTTGTGTGTTCACACTTAACTTCCGGTCAAAAAGACGGAGCTGAGCAGCGCCGGAATGCTGACGTGTACGAAATCATACGCCGTACTCGTTTCGCATCTGTTCTTGATACAGATCAACCGAGAACCATTCCATGTCACGA TCAGGTATTCTGGTTTGGAGATTTGAATTACAGACTTAACATGTCAGACAGTGAAGTTAGAAAGCTTGTGTCACAGAAACGTTGGGATGAGCTCAAGAACAGTGATCAG TTGATTAGAGAATTACGAAGAGGACATGTCTTTGATGGATGGAGAGAAGGACCGATCAAGTTCCCTCCGACATATAAGTACGAGTTTGATTCCGATCGTTACGCCGGAGAAAACGTGAGAGAGGGAGAGAAGAAGAGAGCTCCTGCTTG GTGTGATAGAATATTATGGTTGGGAAAAGGAATAAGACAAGAGTGTTATAAGAGGTCGGAGATAAGGATGTCCGATCATCGGCCGGTGACTTCCATATTTAATGTCGGAGTTGAAGTTTTTAGTCAACGGAAACTTCAAAGAGCTCTTCATGTTAACAACGCTGCTGCTTCTGCTGTTCATCCTGAACCTTCTTTCTTGTTCTAA
- the LOC106305414 gene encoding type I inositol polyphosphate 5-phosphatase 2-like isoform X1 — protein MKARRGRRPEKFWPSIVMNKWLNIKPKVNDFSEDEVDTETESEDDVCSVKDVADSCCVTDEDSHGGRRGGLADHCNKISDGGVRGYQRKHRRGKSETLRAQYINTKDIKVTVATWNVAGKRPSDDLEIDDWLTTDSPSDIYIIGFQEVVPLNAGNVLGAEDRGPIPKWESIIRRTLNKSEKESFYDQSSPSNTNVLHRSHSAPSSPVLGQQTNSIIADVMVENLASDQSLDLATDEFIDAATALPSLEPVGNPDVDWPERALDENPQIVGSEGKLRRVLSSNAMLGFKLPENPTGVSRFSLDARNLKRSRSFETLKLSWNDIKEENDNNSSSSSEAQKTLSDDDSSDGELSSDEEKGDKIGNTYGLPEDVVEECRKVKDSQKYVRIVSKQMVGIYVSVWIRRRLRRHVNNLKVSPVGVGLMGYMGNKGSVSISMTLYQSRMCFVCSHLTSGQKDGAEQRRNADVYEIIRRTRFASVLDTDQPRTIPCHDQVFWFGDLNYRLNMSDSEVRKLVSQKRWDELKNSDQLIRELRRGHVFDGWREGPIKFPPTYKYEFDSDRYAGENVREGEKKRAPAWCDRILWLGKGIRQECYKRSEIRMSDHRPVTSIFNVGVEVFSQRKLQRALHVNNAAASAVHPEPSFLF, from the exons ATGAAGGCAAGACGTGGGAGACGCCCTGAG AAGTTTTGGCCTTCGATTGTGATGAACAAATGGTTGAACATAAAGCCGAAAGTTAATGACTTTAGCGAAGACGAAGTCGATACAGAAACTGAGAGCGAAGACGACG TATGTTCGGTCAAAGACGTAGCTGATTCTTGCTGCGTAACTGATGAAGACAGCCATGGAGGTCGCCGGGGAGGCCTAGCTGATCACTGCAACAAAATTTCAG ACGGTGGTGTGAGGGGTTACCAGAGAAAACACCGGCGAGGCAAGTCGGAGACTTTGAGAGCCCAATACATAAACACCAAGGACATCAA AGTGACGGTGGCTACATGGAACGTCGCCGGAAAACGTCCCTCCGATGATCTCGAGATTGACGACTGGCTTACTACAGATAGCCCTTCAGATATTTACATCATCGG GTTTCAAGAAGTGGTTCCGTTAAACGCCGGGAACGTTCTCGGAGCAGAAGACCGAGGTCCGATTCCGAAATGGGAATCTATAATCCGCAGAACACTTAACAAATCGGAGAAAGAATCATTCTATGATCAGTCATCACCAAGCAACACAAACGTTCTTCATAGGTCTCACAGCGCGCCATCGTCTCCTGTCTTAGGACAACAAACAAACTCCATCATCGCAGATGTCATGGTCGAGAATCTCGCTTCGGACCAGTCCTTAGACCTAGCTACAGACGAGTTCATCGACGCTGCAACCGCTTTACCGAGTCTTGAACCGGTGGGGAATCCAGACGTGGACTGGCCTGAACGAGCTTTAGACGAGAATCCTCAGATTGTTGGATCGGAGGGGAAGCTAAGGAGAGTGTTGAGCAGCAACGCTATGCTAGGGTTTAAGCTACCGGAGAATCCAACGGGAGTTAGTAGGTTTTCTTTGGACGCAAGGAACTTGAAACGGTCACGGAGCTTTGAAACCCTAAAGCTGAGTTGGAATGATATAAAAGAAGAGAATGATAATAACTCATCCTCCTCGTCCGAAGCTCAGAAAACTCTGTCTGATGATGATTCATCAGACGGAGAGTTGTCTTCCGACGAGGAAAAAGGAGACAAGATCGGTAATACTTATGGGTTGCCGGAAGATGTGGTGGAGGAGTGCCGGAAGGTGAAAGATTCTCAAAAGTATGTGAGGATAGTGAGTAAGCAAATGGTTGGGATCTATGTATCGGTATGGATCCGACGGCGGTTAAGAAGACACGTCAACAATCTGAAAGTTTCGCCGGTTGGAGTTGGTTTGATGGGTTACATGGGAAACAAG GGATCAGTATCGATAAGCATGACGTTGTATCAATCAAGAATGTGTTTTGTGTGTTCACACTTAACTTCCGGTCAAAAAGACGGAGCTGAGCAGCGCCGGAATGCTGACGTGTACGAAATCATACGCCGTACTCGTTTCGCATCTGTTCTTGATACAGATCAACCGAGAACCATTCCATGTCACGA TCAGGTATTCTGGTTTGGAGATTTGAATTACAGACTTAACATGTCAGACAGTGAAGTTAGAAAGCTTGTGTCACAGAAACGTTGGGATGAGCTCAAGAACAGTGATCAG TTGATTAGAGAATTACGAAGAGGACATGTCTTTGATGGATGGAGAGAAGGACCGATCAAGTTCCCTCCGACATATAAGTACGAGTTTGATTCCGATCGTTACGCCGGAGAAAACGTGAGAGAGGGAGAGAAGAAGAGAGCTCCTGCTTG GTGTGATAGAATATTATGGTTGGGAAAAGGAATAAGACAAGAGTGTTATAAGAGGTCGGAGATAAGGATGTCCGATCATCGGCCGGTGACTTCCATATTTAATGTCGGAGTTGAAGTTTTTAGTCAACGGAAACTTCAAAGAGCTCTTCATGTTAACAACGCTGCTGCTTCTGCTGTTCATCCTGAACCTTCTTTCTTGTTCTAA